In Sardina pilchardus chromosome 8, fSarPil1.1, whole genome shotgun sequence, a genomic segment contains:
- the LOC134089471 gene encoding phosphatidylinositol 4-phosphate 5-kinase-like protein 1 — protein MERPKKQKKQRRSGTVGRRLWARLTRRWRLLGLFEIGEDHEFYSLTAMMREGLSAALESAPEQPTQTELTEEDYNKEECQVHEGFEMQTFAGAVFASLRRALGISEQEYQASLSTDGYLQFISNSKSKADFFLTNDKCYFLKTQNKREVKFLLSNLRKYMEHLEKYPHSLMVRFLGVHRIIIHGDVKKYFIVMQSVFYPDERITARYDVKGCEVGRWTNPPAGDTQRIVVLKDMNFEGQHINLGEHRSWLVRQVQLDSEFLHSLNVLDYSVLLAHQPLHRDEMDQNHHLATLVLRTTISVDIDTDATEHEPPKIPSTVLEEDAALLQSDPSGSPARTLAEPAQTLAEPARTLAEPARTLAEPAQTLAEPAQTLAEPAQTLAEPAQTLAEPAQTLAEPAQTLAEDPVSGIPLQELPHRHSAELQEFHEQNRRLLPDFKNPVHVVDGPELRYFVGVVDVFTVYGLKKRLENLWKRIRFPGRAFSTVSPTAYAQRFSQWVQNHTK, from the exons ATGGAGAGGCCGAAGAAGCAGAAgaaacagcggcgctcgggcaCCGTTGGGAGGCGGCTGTGGGCTCGCCTGACGCGCCGCTGGAGACTGCTGGGGCTCTTCGAGATCGGCGAGGATCACGAGTTCTACAGCCTGACTGCCATGATGAGAGAGGGCCTCTCAGCTGCACTGGAGTCCGCCCCTGAGCAGCCCACACAG ACTGAGCTGACCGAAGAGGACTATAACAAGGAAGAGTGTCAGGTGCATGAG GGCTTTGAGATGCAGACGTTTGCGGGCGCTGTGTTTGCCAGCCTGCGGCGTGCGCTGGGCATCAGTGAGCAGGAGTACCAGGCGTCGCTCTCCACCGACGGCTACCTGCAGTTCATCAGCAACTCCAAGAGCAAGGCAGACTTCTTCCTCAC GAATGATAAATGTTACTTCCTGAAGACCCAGAATAAACGTGAGGTGAAGTTCCTCCTGTCTAACTTGAGGAAATACATGGAGCACCTGGAGAAGTATCCTCACTCACTGATGGTGCGGTTCCTAG GTGTGCACCGCATCATCATTCATGGTGACGTCAAG aAATATTTCATCGTGATGCAGAGCGTCTTCTACCCAGATGAGAGGATAACAGCCAG ATATGACGTGAAGGGCTGTGAGGTGGGCCGCTGGACCAACCCCCCCGCCGGAGACACACAGCGCATCGTGGTGCTCAAGGACATGAACTTTGAGGGACAACACATCAACCTGG GTGAGCACCGGTCCTGGCTGGTGCGGCAGGTGCAGCTGGACTCTGAGTTCCTGCACAGCCTGAACGTTCTGGACTACAGCGTCCTGCTGGCCCATCAGCCGCTGCACCGGGACGAGATGGACCAGAACCACCACCTCGCCACGCTCGTCCTGCGCACCACCAT ATCTGTGGATATAGACACAGACGCTACTGAGCACGAGCCTCCAAAGATCCCCAGTACTGTGCTGGAGGAGGACGCAGCCCTGCTGCAGTCGGACCCATCAGGGAGCCCGGCCCGGACCCTAGCAGAACCGGCGCAGACCCTAGCAGAACCGGCCCGGACCCTAGCAGAACCGGCGCGGACCCTAGCAGAACCGGCGCAAACCCTAGCAGAACCGGCGCAAACCCTAGCAGAACCGGCCCAGACCCTAGCAGAACCGGCGCAGACCCTAGCAGAACCGGCCCAGACCCTAGCGGAACCGGCGCAGACCCTAGCAGAAGACCCGGTCAGCGGAATCCCCCTACAGGAACTTCCCCACCGGCACTCCGCAGAACTTCAGGAGTTCCATGAGCAGAACCGCAGGCTTCTGCCGGATTTCAAGAACCCGGTGCACGTGGTGGACGGCCCTGAGCTGCGCTACTTTGTGGGCGTGGTGGACGTCTTCACCGTGTACGGACTGAAGAAGAGGCTGGAGAACCTGTGGAAGAGAATCCGGTTCCCCGGCAGGGCGTTCTCCACCGTCAGCCCAACTGCGTACGCTCAGAGGTTCTCCCAGTGGGTGCAGAACCACACCAAGTAG